The nucleotide sequence GGAAAAACCGCCTAAAAGCTAGGCGGTTTGTTGATTTCTAAAACACTCTTGCAAATGTTTTATCAATTTTAGCCGTTTCTTTTCTTAATTATCTCTTCAGATACATTTTTTGGAACTTCTTCATAGTGATCAAATTCCATAGAATAAGTAGCACGGCCTTGTGTTTGGCTTCTTAAATCTGTTGAGTACCCAAACATCTCAGCAAGTGGGCAAAATGCGGTAACTATTTTGTTTCCAGCTCTTTCGTCCATAGAGTTGATTTGTCCGCGACGTTTGTTAAGATCGCCGATAACATCACCCATATACTCTTCTGGAGTTTCAACTTCAACTTTCATCATAGGTTCAAGGATAACAGCGCCGGCTTTTCTAGCACCCTCTTTGAAGCCCATTGAAGCAGCTAGTTTAAACGCCATTTCAGATGAATCCACTTCGTGGTAGCTACCATCAAATAGCGTAACTTTAACATCTTCAACAGGATATCCTGCAAGAACACCGCTTTGAAGAGCTTCTTGGCAACCTTTTTCAACTGCTGGTATATACTCTCTAGGAACAACACCACCTTTGATATCATTGACAAATTCAAATCCGCTACCTGGCTCAAGTGGATCAAGACGTAAGAATACGTGGCCGTATTGTCCGCGACCGCCTGATTGTTTTGCGTATTTGTACTCTTGCTCAACTGATTTTTTGATAGTCTCACGGTAAGCAACTTGCGGTTGTCCTACCTCAGCCTCTACTTTAAACTCTCTAAGCATACGATCTACGATGATCTCAAGGTGAAGCTCACCCATACCAGAGATGATTGTTTGACCGCTCTCTTCATCTGTACTAACTCTAAAAGATGGATCTTCTTGAGCTAATTTTTGAAGAGCTATACCCATTTTTTCTTGATCAGCTTTAGTTTTTGGCTCAACCGCAACGCTGATAACTGGATCTGGAAAGTCCATTCTCTCTAGTATAACTTGATCTTTTTCACTAGTTAGAGTATCACCTGTCATTGTATCTTTTAGACCAACAACAGCACCTATCTCACCAGCATAAAGAACTTTTGTCTCTTCTCTTTTGTTTGAGTGCATTCTAAGAAGCCTACCAACACGCTCTTTTTTATCTTTTACAGTGTTGTAAGCATAGCTTCCACTCTCAAGTTGTCCGCGATAAACTCTAACGAAAGTTAGCTGTCCGACGAATGGATCTGTCATAATTTTAAATGCAAGACCTGCAAATTCGCCATTATCGGTACTATCTACTGTTACTTCTGTGCCGTCTTCATACTCGCCTCTTATAGCTGCAACTTCATCTGGAGCCGGTAGATAATCAACAACAGCATTAAGAAGTGGTTGAACACCTTTATTTTTAAATGCGGTACCACAAAGCATAGGTATCATAGTCATAGCAAGACATCCAGCTTTTATGCCTTTTTTGATCTCTTCTACGCTTAGCTCTTCACCACCGAAAAATTTCTCCATAAGAGCGTCATCAGTTTCAGCTACTGCTTCAACCATTTTTGCTCTATACTCTTCTGCTTTTTCTAAAAGCTCTGCAGGAATATCTTTTATCACGTAATCAGTCGGTTTTGTATCATCTTCCCAAACTAAAGCTTTCATCTCGATTAGGTCGATTACGCCCTTAAATTCGTCTTCGGCGCCGATTGGAATTTGGATAGGCACTGGATTTGCTTTTAGTCTGTTTTTGATTTGCTCTTCAACATTAAAGAAATTTGCGCCAACTCTATCCATTTTATTTACAAATACCATTCTTGGAACGCGGTATTTATTTGCTTGTCTCCAAACTGTTTCAGACTGTGGTTGGACACCGCCAACAGCACAAAATACAGCTACTGCTCCATCAAGAACACGCATAGAACGCTCAACTTCGATAGTAAAATCGACGTGTCCTGGGGTGTCTATAAGATTGATTTGATGATCGTTCCAAAAGCAAGTTGTAGCAGCAGAAGTGATCGTTATACCACGCTCTTTTTCTTGCTCCATCCAGTCCATAGTAGCAGCACCATCATGAACTTCACCTATCTTATGGCTCATACCGGTAAAGAAAAGAATTCTTTCTGAAGTCGTAGTCTTACCAGCATCAATATGGGCTGCAATACCTATGTTTCTTACCATATTTAATGGGGTTTTTCTTGACATAAGCTCTCCTTATTACCAGCGGTAGTGAGCAAACGCTTTATTTGCCTCAGCCATTTTGTAAGTATCTTCTTTCTTCTTAAATGATGCGCCCTTACTGTTTGCTGCATCAAGTAGCTCTGCTGCAAGTTTTTCCATCATAGTTCTTTCGCTTCTTTTTCTAGCAAAGCTTATGATCCAGCGGATAGCTAGAGCTTGTTGGCGTGCTGGGCGAACTTCTACTGGTACTTGATATGTAGCGCCGCCTACACGGCGTGATTTAACTTCCATGATAGGTTTTACGTTATCAATAGCGTCGTTAAAAACATTTATACCTTTTAGCTCACCGCCTTTTGCATCGATAGTTCTAAGAGCACCGTACATTATCTCTGTAGCAACGCTTTTTTTACCATCATACATAAGTGAATTAATAAATTTAGTTATTATTTTGTTGCCATAAATTGGATCAGGCATTACTTCCCTAACAGGGGCTTTTCTTCTTCTCATAACTTTCCTTCAAATTTAAATTTTACTCAAACTTAACTAAAACAACGAGTTAGTCTGTACGAATTTTTATTTTTTAGCATCTTTAGGGCGTTTAGCACCGTATTTAGATCTAGAAACTGTTCTTTTTGCAACACCAGCAGTATCAAGAGCACCACGTACGATATGATACTTAACACCCGGTAAGTCTTTTACTCTACCGCCACGAACTAGTACGATGCTGTGTTCTTGTAGGTTGTGACCCTCGCCGCCTATATAGCTGATCACTTCAAATCCGCTTGTTAGCCTTACTTTGGCAACTTTTCTCAAAGCTGAGTTTGGTTTTTTAGGAGTCGTTGTATAAACTCTAGTACAAACTCCTCTTCTTTGAGGACACTCTTTTAACGCTGGTGATTTTGATTTAACTATCACTTTTTTGCGTTCTTTTCTGACCAATTGATTAATGGTTGGCACAATAATTCCTTTCAACTAAATTTATTAAAAAGAGCTTATTTTACTAAAAAATTACTTAATATTATATGAATTTGAATTTATCTATGAATAAAGCGGTGTTTGAAGCGATAAAGCATAGATGCTATCATATTACAACATCTATGCTTTTTAAATTTAAAACTATATTATTTGATAAAAAAGCTTAATCTTCGTTTGTTTTAATCTTAACTTTTTTATCTTGATAAAGACCAGTACCAACTGGTATCATACGACCTAAAATGACGTTCTCTTTTAGATCTTCTAGGTAGTCAAATTTAGCAGCGATACTTGCTTCTGTTAAAACCTTTGTAGTCTCTTGGAAAGAAGCTGCTGAGATAACGCTATCGCTTCCTATCGCAGCTCTTGTAACACCAAGAAGTACAGGCTCGGCAATTGCTGGTTCGCCACCTATTTTCATTATACGGTCATTCTCTTCTCTAAATTTACGCCTACTTACCATATCACCTATGATAAAGTTTGTATGACCGCTATCTACTATTTTTACTTGACGCAACATTTGAGATACAATAATCTCTATATGTTTATCACTTATAGCAACGCCTTGTGAGCGATAAACTTGTTGAATTTCGCTTATCAAGTAATAATGCAATGCTTTTTCACCTAATATTCTTAATACATCGTGGCTACTAACCAAACCATCGGTTAATTTCTCTCCAGCATGCACAAACTCGCCATCTCTTACTTGAATTTGGCGAGATTTATCTATAAGATACTCTGTGCTTGAGCCATCTTCAGCCATTATCACTATACGTTCTTTTGAGCGAAGAGGTTTATCAAATTTGATAGTACCATCAATCTCTGCGATGATAGCCGTATTTTTAGGACGTCTTGCTTCAAACAACTCAGAAACTCTAGGAAGACCTCCGGTGATATCTTTTGATTTTGCAACCGCTTTTGGAGTTTTAGCTATAGTATCGGCTCTACAAACTTCTGCTCCATCTTTTACAAATATAGCAGTTTTAGGCTCTAACTGATAGCGAATAAGCTT is from Campylobacter fetus subsp. testudinum 03-427 and encodes:
- the rpsG gene encoding 30S ribosomal protein S7 (Pfam match to PF00177.17 Ribosomal_S7); its protein translation is MRRRKAPVREVMPDPIYGNKIITKFINSLMYDGKKSVATEIMYGALRTIDAKGGELKGINVFNDAIDNVKPIMEVKSRRVGGATYQVPVEVRPARQQALAIRWIISFARKRSERTMMEKLAAELLDAANSKGASFKKKEDTYKMAEANKAFAHYRW
- the rpsL gene encoding 30S ribosomal protein S12 (Pfam match to PF00164.21 Ribosom_S12_S23), which gives rise to MPTINQLVRKERKKVIVKSKSPALKECPQRRGVCTRVYTTTPKKPNSALRKVAKVRLTSGFEVISYIGGEGHNLQEHSIVLVRGGRVKDLPGVKYHIVRGALDTAGVAKRTVSRSKYGAKRPKDAKK
- the fusA gene encoding translation elongation factor EF-G (Pfam matches to PF00009.23 GTP_EFTU, and to PF03764.14 EFG_IV, and to PF14492.2 EFG_II, and to PF00679.20 EFG_C, and to PF03144.21 GTP_EFTU_D2), which produces MSRKTPLNMVRNIGIAAHIDAGKTTTSERILFFTGMSHKIGEVHDGAATMDWMEQEKERGITITSAATTCFWNDHQINLIDTPGHVDFTIEVERSMRVLDGAVAVFCAVGGVQPQSETVWRQANKYRVPRMVFVNKMDRVGANFFNVEEQIKNRLKANPVPIQIPIGAEDEFKGVIDLIEMKALVWEDDTKPTDYVIKDIPAELLEKAEEYRAKMVEAVAETDDALMEKFFGGEELSVEEIKKGIKAGCLAMTMIPMLCGTAFKNKGVQPLLNAVVDYLPAPDEVAAIRGEYEDGTEVTVDSTDNGEFAGLAFKIMTDPFVGQLTFVRVYRGQLESGSYAYNTVKDKKERVGRLLRMHSNKREETKVLYAGEIGAVVGLKDTMTGDTLTSEKDQVILERMDFPDPVISVAVEPKTKADQEKMGIALQKLAQEDPSFRVSTDEESGQTIISGMGELHLEIIVDRMLREFKVEAEVGQPQVAYRETIKKSVEQEYKYAKQSGGRGQYGHVFLRLDPLEPGSGFEFVNDIKGGVVPREYIPAVEKGCQEALQSGVLAGYPVEDVKVTLFDGSYHEVDSSEMAFKLAASMGFKEGARKAGAVILEPMMKVEVETPEEYMGDVIGDLNKRRGQINSMDERAGNKIVTAFCPLAEMFGYSTDLRSQTQGRATYSMEFDHYEEVPKNVSEEIIKKRNG